One window from the genome of Elaeis guineensis isolate ETL-2024a chromosome 5, EG11, whole genome shotgun sequence encodes:
- the LOC105044875 gene encoding LOW QUALITY PROTEIN: protein YCF54, chloroplastic (The sequence of the model RefSeq protein was modified relative to this genomic sequence to represent the inferred CDS: inserted 1 base in 1 codon), which produces MVSPATLALGPCAGLAPSQPDRAVLPMRPSRLLPPTSVHLQATGRGPKLHLLRNSLXLVRAVAVDSDHLGSSQPAEQEKPRKYYFVVANAKFMLDEEEHFKELLFERQRNYGERNKEQDFWLVVEPKFLDNFPNITKRLKRPAVALVSTNGTWITFMKLRLDRVLADNFEADSLEEALAYNPVDLQFDKPEKWVAPYPKYEFGWWEPFLPPGSNKVKA; this is translated from the exons ATGGTGTCTCCAGCGACTCTTGCCCTCGGACCGTGCGCCGGCTTGGCGCCGAGCCAACCGGACCGAGCCGTACTCCCGATGAGACCCTCTCGTCTCCTCCCTCCGACCTCCGTCCACCTTCAGGCTACCGGCAGAGGACCCAAGCTCCACCTCCTGCGCAACTCCC CCCTCGTCAGAGCCGTCGCCGTCGACTCCGATCACCTTGGCTCGTCCCAGCCGGCCGAACAG GAGAAGCCGAGGAAGTATTACTTTGTGGTGGCGAATGCCAAGTTCATGCTGGACGAGGAGGAGCACTTCAAGGAGCTCCTGTTCGAGAGGCAGCGCAACTATGGGGAGCGCAACAAGGAGCAGGACTTCTGGCTGGTGGTGGAGCCCAAGTTCTTGGACAACTTCCCCAACATCACCAAGCGGCTTAAGAGGCCTGCTGTCGCCCTTGTCTCCACTAATGGCACTTGGATCAC GTTCATGAAGCTTAGATTGGATAGAGTTCTAGCAGATAACTTTGAAGCAGACAGTCTTGAAGAAGCTTTAGCATATAATCCAGTCGACTTACAGTTTGACAAACCAGAAAAATGGGTAGCACCTTACCCAAAATATGAATTTGGATGGTGGGAACCCTTCTTGCCTCCAGGATCCAACAAAGTTAAAGCATAG